Genomic segment of Rana temporaria chromosome 12, aRanTem1.1, whole genome shotgun sequence:
CTGAAGAACCCTACCTATCCCCAGAACCACCACCACCGTATGGCCCCTATGCTAACCAACACCCGCAACATCTGTCAGCACCAACACTTCGTCACTTCACAGCACCACCTTTTCACAGCCACCTACCTCAACACGCACCACCTTACCCGACTCAGACGCCCACACTTTCTACCCACCCTCAACTACCAACACCACCTTCTGCATACACTTCCTCAACACTCCCTGATCCGCCTTACCTGCATACGCACACTTCGACAATGTCACCTTACAGACGCCCACAGACGACACCTTCTGCCTACCATCCCACGACTTCACAAACATTTCATCTACCTCCACAACCTCCTACTTACCCTTCTCGCACGACATACCCTTCCGATTACACACACCTGCCTACACTCCCACCTTACAATCCTCAACctacaccaacaccaccaccaccacaaccaccagcaaCACCACCATCACGTTGGCCGCATGGTACAACATCTAGATCAGATTGGTCTAGTTTTGGCAAAGCCATAGACGCTGGCATATCGGTGGATGACCCAGGGGAATCCCCAAGTTTCCAAAAACTGTAATGTTGTGTTATCAGACTCTAGTTCAACTGCAGTcaaattatttgttttctatGAGCTACGTTAGCTTAAAGTTTGTTTtttgaccaaaaaataaaaaaaaataaaaataggatgAATATAGTTTATAATATacttcctaaaaaaataaaaaaaattggaccttGTAAAACGTGTGTTTTTTAAT
This window contains:
- the LOC120919301 gene encoding pollen-specific leucine-rich repeat extensin-like protein 1 — translated: MRLVTSNRSGSAACHIKEYIHAKELEFLRPSLSLARTENSWEEAAPTAPVAMDNSSRNSCDETLEGLEPESQLASSSQSTPATPLGELQTTPRPVPRVAARGTKRKAPESDPNVTMMLQIMSEMKDRMGTNTNTPSYGNKSAQCLAELMDRVPKSLQADMLAGTIRYINTFIPPEEPYLSPEPPPPYGPYANQHPQHLSAPTLRHFTAPPFHSHLPQHAPPYPTQTPTLSTHPQLPTPPSAYTSSTLPDPPYLHTHTSTMSPYRRPQTTPSAYHPTTSQTFHLPPQPPTYPSRTTYPSDYTHLPTLPPYNPQPTPTPPPPQPPATPPSRWPHGTTSRSDWSSFGKAIDAGISVDDPGESPSFQKL